The following nucleotide sequence is from Hypanus sabinus isolate sHypSab1 unplaced genomic scaffold, sHypSab1.hap1 scaffold_591, whole genome shotgun sequence.
GGAGGTGTCCCTGAAATCCCACATCcggcaagaggagcattccaacatcctgcctggcattctctctactccgAACTAACAAACCTTGCCGCAAacgacatttgataaggttccacacggtaggcttattcagtaaGACAGTAGACATGAGATCCAGTGAAGTTTGTTCGTGGATTGAGAATTCGTTtgcttgcagaaagcagagggtcgttgtTGAGGGAGTACCTTTGGCTTGGACGGCTGTGGCTAGTGATGTCCCAGAATGATCGGTTCACGGACTACTGTTTTTCGTGACTTTTATTAACGACCCGGATGTGggggttggcaagttttcagatgacgcGAAGGAttgtggtgttgtggatcgtgtggatGACTATCAGAGGTTGCAGAGATTAGattaataggatgcagaatttggcggagaagtggcagatggaactcgAACTGGAAAAGTGTGAGCTGAtacacttcggaaggacaaactccgAGGTTGAGTACAACGTAAATGGCAGGATGCTTGGtagagtggaggaacagagggatctggaggggACATGTccccagatccctgaaagttgcctcatagacagacagggtaattaagaaagcttttggggcgttcgctttcataagtcgaggaacTGAGTTAAAGAgccgcgatgtaatgatgcagctgtataaaactcaagttaggccacacttggagtattgtgtccatttCTGTTCGCCTTaccagaggaaggatgtggaagcattggaaagggtatagaggagatttagcaggatgctgcccggtttaCAGAATATGCAATATGTCCAGCGATTAAGAGAGCTAGGTCTTTACTcgttagagagaaggaggatgagaggagacatgattgaggCATAcatgatattaagaggaatagatagagtggacagccaacgcctcttccctgggtaccactgctcaatagaagaagacatggctttaaggtatggGGTGGGAATTACAAGGGGTATATCAAAGGAAGGAATTTTACTCAGCGAGTGGTAGgtgcgtggactgcactgcctgagtcagtggtggaggcagatacactagtgaagattAAGAGGCTCCTAGACAGGTATAAGGAGGAATTGAAAGTGGGGGAGTGGCTGTGGGAGGCTGTGTTTAAGCCTCGGCACAACGTTCTTGGGGCCGGAGGGCCTGTACTGTagtgtactattctatgttttatgttctgtaacATAGACGCAACCTTTAACCGTGATAAAAACACGGTCCTTACCGTAAGAAAATCAAGACTCATTCTGACACTGACACGCCATGCACCATAACATCAACAACACTCTCACCGTAGCACGGTCCCGACCTTCAACGATACACAGATACACTCCTAACCGCAACACTGACACGAACTTCGCCGTGATACACACGTTGCAGTCACACTGACCACAACGTAGCCTTCTCTAATATCGACATGCCCCTGACCGTGATCAGCATGATCCTCTCTGCACTGCACCGTGACAAAGACTCACACGTCACTGTCATACCCCTTGCCGAGACAAGGTCACCCTTCAACATAACACCGATGCACCGCTCACTGAGACCCACACCTCACCCCGACACAGGAACACCCTCACCGCGATACCGAGACCGAAATTCACACTGACACCGAATAGCGCAGCGTGACCCTCTGGcacacaccgtggccatgacatggctctctcaccgtgacacagacatATCCCTCTCTGTGAGACCAGCACACCCCACACCATGACACAGGTATTACACCCACGGTGACACCACAAGGCCCTGACACCCTGATATTTTCCTCGTCTTGACATCGAGATACACTTCATTGTGAACCGGTACACCTCTCGCCAGGGCACAGAAACAcctatcacagtgacaccgacacgtccCTCACAGCAACTCGGACATGCCCCGCACGATACTGACGCAGACCCTCAACATAACGTCAACAAAATCTTCACCGGGACATTGATGTACCCCTCAGCATGACACAGACTCACCCATCAAGGTGGCgccgacgcctctcactgtgacaccagcacatccttcactgtgacacccttcaccgtgacactgacacaacattCTCTGTGACtcgttcggtagcgtgacgctgactcacttgtcactgtaaacgctaaacatccctcaccatctctctcagtatcacagattcgtcagtctatGGAAACCTGCCACCGAAACTACCATGAGTTAAACTCAACCCTTCAATCCAAGCTTTTTGCGCACAACTCTAATCTGTCCGACCTTAAGCAAAtgcacagcgatctccgtcaccatTTCTGTGAATTATTGACCAGCAggagaggtgaggcatcatccccctctttcaccctctccccatcacagggcaggcatggagagaggaggcGTCACGCTGTGCTTGACATCGGCAGTGTGTGATAAGACGATGTGGAAGGCGGAACACCTAGATtctgacaccggaagagagtGTCAGGACGTTGTGCAGGAAACTTCACTACACGTCTGACCACTGGAATGAGTGTCTGTTCCTGACTCagagagtgtttgaagggacaatGCAGGCGGAAGCTTGACTCCTCGTCTGACCCCGGGGATTTATAAAAGATAGTGTGCACTGAGTTTCACTCCACGTCTAAcgcctggaatgtgtgatgggtccgtggagagagagattcagtcTGCGTCTGGCCGTgttagtgtgtgatcggacggtgcagGGATCTtaaatctgtgtctcaccccgtgtATGTATGATGGGTATGTTGTGTTTGACACAGTGCACATGTGATGAGAAGCTATGGCGGGAATGGGGGATGGGTCAGAGGTTTTATGGGTGGGGTCTTGCGGGTGTCTAACACAGGGAACGGTAACGCACAGGGcactactgctcagtacaaggGGACATGGCTTTCAGGTAAAGGGTGGGaaattcaaaggggatattagaggaagtttttttttacacagagagtggttggtccgtggaatgcactgcctgagtcagtggtggagacagatatactagtgaaatttaagcgACAAATAGACAGGAATATGGAGAAAATGAAGgcagggggatatatgggaggaagGGATTAATTgccgacacaacattgtgggccggcctgtactgtgctgtaatattctatgttctatgttctattcactctgtgtcttgaccccgggagtgtgtgatggatggagtggagggaaattcaccggGCCTGATCCTTGTTAATTTACAGTGTGACGTTGCGGAGGGATATTAACACTGTGCCTGACCTCaggtgtgcgtgatgggacagcgtgCAGGGAATTTCCCTCTATGTGTCGCGCCGGGTGTGTGACACGCCTGGTGCGTGTGACGGGGTAGTGtgatgggagattcactctttttgtCACTGTCCCTTGTCCCTGATTTTCAGAACAAACGTGTTGCAAGGACTGGATCACAAATAAAGACCGGTGTTATTTCGTTTCCACGTTTGAAACATCTTTCCGCAGAGCGAtgcaagaatgttcaaaccgtgattcaaggctgttggaaatcaattcaagggatgaagcggtatgtgtcacagcacgggaatatcccacagtaacacaggaatcatcacacactcccggggtcagaaggaGAGTGAAttgtcctccacaccgtcccatcacacacacccggggtcagaaacagagtgaatctccctccacaccgtcccatcacacactcccggggtcggacacaaagtgaatctccctccacacagtccaatcacacaatcccggggtcagacacagagtgaatctccctctacaccgtcccatcacacacgacaggggtcagactcagagtgaatctccctccacgtcaccccatcacacactcccggggtcagacacggaatgaatctccctccacgccgtcccatcacacactcccggggtcagacacagaatgaatctccctccacgacgtcccatcacacaatttcccggtcagacacagagtgaagctccttccagacaGACCCATCCCAGATTGCTGTTGTAATCAGCTGAGAGAAGCTCCGCACATATTCTTCGATTCTAGACATTAATCAAGTAAACTTTACTTCACAGAGCTTTGTATCCCACAATCTTCTGGACAGCAAACCTGTTTACTGGATTGGAAAGTGCGAAAACGGGTGAGATTATAACTAATCTGTGGGGTGAAAATTGGTTATTGACATAGTCCTGACGGGAGAAAATGGGATTTCTTTACGGAGTGCAGTAGCTTTGTCGTAAAAGGGTGGGGCATTGAGATCTGTTTGTAGTCTGTACGTGGCAGAGGGTAGGGTGGCACAATGGGTACATTTTGGGGCCGACACGCGTCTGTCGGGGAAGGGCACTGCAGTGGGAATATTTCGAAAACTGCCAGGGGGCAGTGGGGAGAGATCAGTGACAGAGATTGTTTTGTATTGTCGCATGTGGTTGAGGACAGCACGGTTCAGTGAGATTATTTTGGAGATCATcgccgggctgtgaggagagggagcaaCAGTGGGAATAGTTTGGTGAACGACATAGATCTGAGTGGCGAGAGTAGGAAAACTGTATTAGTTTGTGGACCAATACAGGACGATGGAACACACTTGCTTAACGAAATTAGTTTGCGTACTGAGCCAAGGATGTGAGAGAGATGGTGCCGGTGGTATAAGTCTGGAGGCGGACCAGAGGCTATGGGGAGAGCGCGGTGTAGTGGGAtatgtcaggagacagacacgaagCTTTGGGTAGAGGAAGGGGCAACGAGATGAACCTGGAACCACACAGGGCTGAGGGAAGagtgtggaacagtgggattcattTCGGGACAGCcataggtctgtggggaaacggtgggaccgTGGGGTTTGTTCGGGGTCTGAGACAGAtcagagaggggagggtgggCCTGTTCGATTCGTAGTGGACTGAAAGGGGACTGTGGTGAGCaagcggttcggtgggattagtttgggggataTGGGGCTGTGGGGAAACTTTGGGTCAGTACGATTAGTTAGGGAACTGTcacaggattgtggggagacattggggacGCGGTGTCAGCCTGGGTACTGGCACTGCCGTGGGGGAGAGTGGTTgaatgggatgagtttggggactcacACAGGCAATTAGGAGAGATCGAATTCATGGGATTAGCTTGAGGACGGACTCCGCTTGAGTCCTCCACTGAAGCTgatttgtctctgttgaaattgtttaaccctCTGGGATAGGAATGTGCACCGGAGTCTCCTGTTCAAGGCGTCCTCCGGAACGCGCGTCTGCAGACAGTGCGGAAGCAGTAACACTTGTGATGGTGACTGGCGATTCATCTGTGAGAGGTCGGCCCCAGTGTtcccggatattcctgaaaagatccagcGTCTTTGCCAACAGCCAGTGGCGTCGACATGAATCAAGTGACGACCcccattttctcctccttctctccccttctctctcactcctAAATCCTATCAAGTTCCCGCCCCAAACTCTCTGCCCTTCCCTCCTACTCCATTTCCTCTTGTTGCAACCACATTCTCCCCACCAGACAACGACAAATCCCTCTCGCCGTCTATCCCCTTCTTTCTCGCCATTCCCACGTCCCGCTATTCCCAACTCCCTCTACATTTCTCTCTACCACCTCACTTCCCCTTATTTCCTCGAACTTTCTCCGCTCgctctttctcttctccctctgCACACCTcttacacctctctccccttcgctcccccagacactctctctcccctccccgttctctctgaaccctccgtctccctgatctctctctccctctctctttctgctttccactctCTCAATACCGTGCCTTCCGGATCTCGATAACCCGACCCTGGGTGAAAGTTTGTccacattccctctgtctgtgcgCCTCTTGTACCACGgcaacgtgacctcccgactcctgtactcagtgtgactggtgaAGACCAACAGCCAAGTGTCCTGTACACCCTATCGGATGTTTTCCACAGGAATTGCTATTTCATTTATTATCTGAAACTTATACCGCCTAGAAGTTGCTCTTTTGATGCATCAGTACGGAGC
It contains:
- the LOC132389530 gene encoding oxidized low-density lipoprotein receptor 1-like → MDDIDSERPTRRDRSGSSIRLIYVLTATLIITGICWRIHVSQIRQSMETCHRNYHELNSTLQSKLFAHNSNLSDLKQMHSDLRHHFCELLTSRREQTCCKDWITNKDRCYFVSTFETSFRRAMQECSNRDSRLLEINSRDEASFVSHNLLDSKPVYWIGKCENGNVHRSLLFKASSGTRVCRQCGSSNTCDGDWRFICERSAPVFPDIPEKIQRLCQQPVAST